In one window of Microbacterium natoriense DNA:
- a CDS encoding arsenate reductase ArsC yields MTDTTTTPSVLFVCVHNAGRSQMAAGFLRDIAGDRIEVRSAGSMPAEQINPIAVEAMGELGIDITAEQPKVLTTEAVQASDVVITMGCGDACPFFPGKRYEDWKLDDPAGQGIEAVRPIRDEIRRRIEQLTSELLP; encoded by the coding sequence ATGACCGACACGACCACCACGCCCTCCGTCCTGTTCGTCTGCGTGCACAACGCGGGTCGTTCGCAGATGGCCGCTGGGTTCCTGCGCGACATCGCCGGCGACCGCATCGAGGTCCGCTCGGCGGGGTCGATGCCCGCCGAGCAGATCAACCCGATCGCTGTCGAGGCGATGGGCGAACTCGGCATCGACATCACCGCAGAGCAGCCCAAGGTGCTCACGACCGAGGCCGTGCAGGCGTCCGACGTGGTCATCACGATGGGCTGCGGCGACGCCTGCCCGTTCTTCCCCGGCAAGCGCTACGAGGACTGGAAGCTCGACGACCCGGCAGGCCAGGGCATCGAGGCCGTGCGCCCGATCCGCGACGAGATCCGCCGCCGGATCGAGCAGCTCACGAGCGAGCTGCTGCCCTGA
- a CDS encoding superoxide dismutase produces the protein MSTPYTLPELPYDYSALAPHISGTIMELHHSKHHQAYVTGANTALEQLAAARSAGDLVNVNKLEKDLAFNLGGHINHSVFWENLSPDGGGNPEGELEASLADEFGSIDAFRAHFTATALGVQGSGWAVLAWDAVGARPVVFQLFDQQGNAPLGVTPLLQLDVWEHAYYLDYLNVRADYVKAFWEIVNWPDVQRRFLAAQEATKGLIVAR, from the coding sequence ATGTCCACGCCTTACACCCTCCCCGAGCTGCCCTACGACTACTCGGCACTCGCCCCGCACATCTCCGGCACGATCATGGAGCTGCACCACTCCAAGCACCATCAGGCCTACGTCACAGGAGCCAACACCGCCCTCGAGCAGCTCGCCGCGGCCCGCAGTGCCGGTGACCTCGTCAACGTGAACAAGCTCGAGAAGGATCTCGCCTTCAACCTGGGAGGCCACATCAACCATTCGGTGTTCTGGGAGAACCTCTCGCCCGACGGCGGTGGCAACCCGGAGGGTGAGCTCGAGGCGTCACTCGCCGACGAGTTCGGCTCGATCGACGCGTTCCGCGCGCACTTCACCGCCACCGCTCTCGGCGTGCAGGGCTCCGGCTGGGCCGTACTCGCGTGGGACGCTGTGGGTGCGCGGCCGGTCGTCTTCCAACTGTTCGATCAGCAGGGCAATGCGCCGCTCGGCGTCACGCCGCTGCTGCAGCTCGACGTGTGGGAGCACGCGTACTACCTCGACTACCTCAACGTGCGCGCCGACTACGTGAAGGCGTTCTGGGAGATCGTGAACTGGCCCGATGTGCAGCGCCGGTTCCTGGCCGCGCAGGAGGCGACGAAGGGGCTCATCGTCGCGCGCTGA
- a CDS encoding flavin reductase family protein — MTVDERLTAKPVATPVGEGLKAAFRTHPAGVAIITASTPEGPVGLTASSVASVAVDPAAIVFSVTRATGSAGAILGAETFVVHLVDDEHATLAQSFAISGSERFTPEQGWATLPTGEPHLPEARAALRCRPIQTVAVGSSTVVIAEVVEVLSGVSSRPLVYLDRRFHALPTDTDH; from the coding sequence ATGACCGTCGACGAACGGCTGACCGCGAAGCCCGTAGCCACCCCTGTCGGCGAAGGACTCAAGGCCGCTTTCCGCACGCACCCGGCCGGTGTCGCGATCATCACCGCGAGCACCCCGGAGGGGCCGGTCGGGCTCACCGCATCGAGCGTCGCCTCGGTGGCGGTCGACCCCGCCGCGATCGTGTTCTCGGTGACCAGGGCCACGGGGTCGGCGGGGGCGATCCTCGGCGCCGAGACCTTCGTGGTGCACCTGGTCGACGACGAGCACGCCACCCTGGCACAGAGCTTCGCGATCAGCGGCTCCGAGCGCTTCACTCCGGAACAGGGGTGGGCGACGCTGCCGACCGGCGAGCCGCACTTGCCCGAGGCCAGGGCGGCCCTGCGCTGCCGACCGATCCAGACCGTGGCGGTCGGCTCGTCGACCGTGGTGATCGCCGAGGTCGTCGAGGTGCTGTCGGGCGTATCCAGCCGCCCGCTCGTCTATCTCGACCGCCGCTTCCACGCACTTCCGACCGACACCGACCACTGA
- the soxR gene encoding redox-sensitive transcriptional activator SoxR gives MDDASDHAAHGPDEPLTIGEMTRRTGVAASALHFYENLGLIASTRTPGNQRRYARHMLRRVSLITVAKRLGIPLADVQDAFADVPLTQTPSHADWQRASRRWKRELEKRREGIERLERELTGCIGCGCLSMKACGLLNPDDALGSQGVGPQRLRED, from the coding sequence ATGGATGACGCCTCCGATCACGCCGCGCACGGCCCCGACGAGCCGCTCACGATCGGAGAGATGACCCGGCGCACGGGCGTCGCCGCATCTGCTCTGCACTTCTACGAGAATCTCGGCCTCATCGCGTCGACCCGCACCCCCGGGAATCAGCGGCGGTACGCCCGGCACATGCTGCGCCGGGTCTCGCTCATCACGGTCGCGAAGCGCCTCGGCATCCCGCTGGCCGATGTGCAGGACGCCTTCGCCGACGTTCCGCTCACCCAGACTCCGAGCCATGCCGATTGGCAGCGCGCGTCGCGCCGCTGGAAGCGCGAGCTCGAGAAGCGCCGCGAGGGCATCGAGCGGCTCGAGCGCGAGCTGACCGGATGCATCGGCTGCGGCTGCCTGTCGATGAAGGCGTGCGGGTTGCTGAACCCCGATGATGCGCTCGGCAGTCAGGGCGTCGGCCCGCAGCGGCTGCGCGAGGACTGA
- the fdxA gene encoding ferredoxin gives MTYVIALPCVDVKDKACIDECPVDCIYEGERSLYIHPDECVDCGACEPVCPVEAIYYEDDLPAEWQDYYKANVEFFDEIGSPGGAAKTGMLAFDHPIVAALAPQGEHA, from the coding sequence ATGACATATGTGATCGCTCTGCCGTGCGTCGATGTGAAGGACAAGGCCTGCATCGACGAATGTCCCGTCGACTGCATCTACGAGGGTGAGAGGTCGCTCTACATCCACCCCGACGAATGCGTGGACTGCGGCGCCTGCGAGCCGGTGTGCCCGGTCGAGGCGATCTACTACGAAGACGATCTGCCCGCCGAATGGCAGGACTACTACAAGGCCAACGTCGAGTTCTTCGACGAGATCGGCTCCCCGGGCGGTGCTGCCAAGACCGGGATGCTCGCCTTCGACCACCCCATCGTCGCGGCGCTCGCGCCGCAGGGAGAACACGCATGA
- a CDS encoding exo-beta-d-1,3/1,6-glucosidase: MTLATTLPFQDSALSIPERVADLLSRMTVEEKVGQMLQLDARDDLDDHIMRRMAGSILHTSPERLIRANELTAQTRLRIPLIVGEDCIHGHSFWPGATIYPTQLGMAASWDAELVERVARATAEEVAVTGIHWTFSPVLCIARDLRWGRISETFGEDPFLIGELASAMVRGYQGDGLADPTAILATAKHFAGYSETQGGRDASEADISRRKLRSWFLPPFERVAREGCRTFMLGYQTTDGVPITVNDWLLSDVLRGEWGYTGTLITDWDNIGRMVWEQHVQPDYTHAAAAAVRAGNDMVMNTPLFFEGALDAVEKGMLSSADFDAAVARILTLKFELGLFENPRLPMDQVDAVVGSAAHAELNLEIARRSIVLLENDGTLPLRPDAPLRIAVVGPLADDAQTQLGDWAGGSGQAGWLDAQPREMITTVLDGLKAVDRWSVRSAAGADILTFENGPDDLDPVPWDRKFVPAEPDPEQIADAVALAAASDVVVAVVGDRIELNGEGRSTATLELLGGQNALLDAVIATGTPVVVVLLASKPLVLPASVSKAAAVIWAANPGMQGGRALAEIISGAVEPSGRLPISFARHVGQQPTYYNQIRGQHGDRYADLTQSPAWAFGEGLSYTTVAYSELALESTALGRGDSVVAHVTVTNTGARAVRETVQVYVRDSVTSVSWTDKELKAYRQVDLAPGESARVRVDLPVAECTIVDAAGVRLVEAGEFELLVGPSSRDDVLLSAGFAVS; the protein is encoded by the coding sequence ATGACACTCGCGACCACCCTTCCCTTCCAGGACTCCGCCCTCTCGATCCCCGAGCGGGTCGCCGACCTGCTCTCGCGTATGACCGTCGAGGAGAAGGTCGGGCAGATGCTGCAGCTCGACGCCCGTGACGACCTCGACGACCACATCATGCGGCGCATGGCGGGCTCGATCCTGCACACCTCTCCCGAGCGGCTGATCAGGGCGAACGAGCTCACCGCGCAGACCCGACTGCGGATTCCGCTGATCGTCGGCGAGGACTGCATCCACGGGCACTCGTTCTGGCCCGGCGCGACGATCTACCCGACCCAGCTCGGGATGGCGGCGTCGTGGGATGCCGAGCTGGTCGAGAGGGTGGCGCGCGCCACCGCCGAGGAGGTCGCCGTCACCGGCATCCACTGGACCTTCTCGCCCGTGCTGTGCATCGCCCGCGACCTGCGCTGGGGGCGCATCAGCGAGACCTTCGGCGAAGACCCCTTCCTGATCGGAGAGCTCGCCTCGGCGATGGTGCGCGGCTATCAGGGCGACGGCCTCGCCGACCCCACCGCGATCCTTGCGACGGCGAAGCACTTCGCCGGCTACTCCGAGACACAGGGCGGACGCGATGCCAGTGAGGCCGACATCTCCCGCCGCAAGCTCCGCTCGTGGTTCCTGCCGCCGTTCGAGCGGGTCGCCCGCGAGGGATGCCGCACCTTCATGCTGGGCTACCAGACCACCGACGGCGTGCCGATCACGGTGAACGACTGGTTGCTCAGCGATGTGCTGCGCGGCGAGTGGGGGTACACAGGCACCCTCATCACCGACTGGGACAACATCGGCCGCATGGTGTGGGAGCAGCACGTCCAGCCCGACTACACGCACGCGGCGGCCGCCGCCGTGAGGGCCGGCAACGACATGGTCATGAACACCCCGCTCTTCTTCGAGGGGGCGTTGGACGCGGTCGAGAAGGGCATGCTGTCGTCGGCGGACTTCGACGCTGCGGTCGCCCGCATCCTCACCCTGAAGTTCGAGCTGGGACTGTTCGAGAATCCTCGGCTGCCGATGGACCAGGTGGATGCCGTGGTCGGCAGCGCCGCGCACGCCGAACTCAACCTCGAGATCGCGCGGCGATCGATCGTGCTGCTCGAGAACGACGGGACATTGCCTCTTCGGCCGGACGCACCGCTGCGGATCGCCGTCGTGGGGCCGCTGGCCGACGACGCGCAGACGCAGCTCGGTGACTGGGCGGGAGGCTCGGGTCAGGCCGGGTGGCTCGACGCGCAGCCGCGCGAGATGATCACGACCGTGCTCGACGGGCTGAAGGCCGTCGACCGCTGGTCGGTGCGCTCTGCCGCCGGAGCCGACATTCTCACGTTCGAGAACGGCCCCGACGACCTCGACCCCGTCCCGTGGGATCGGAAGTTCGTTCCGGCAGAGCCGGACCCCGAGCAGATCGCCGATGCGGTCGCGCTCGCCGCGGCGTCCGACGTCGTCGTGGCCGTGGTGGGCGACCGCATCGAGCTCAACGGCGAGGGTCGCTCGACCGCGACGCTCGAGCTCCTCGGAGGGCAGAACGCTCTGCTCGACGCGGTGATCGCGACCGGCACGCCCGTCGTCGTGGTGCTGCTGGCCTCGAAGCCGCTCGTGCTGCCGGCATCCGTCTCGAAGGCGGCCGCCGTGATCTGGGCCGCGAACCCCGGGATGCAGGGGGGCCGCGCGCTGGCCGAGATCATCTCCGGCGCGGTCGAGCCGTCGGGACGGCTGCCGATCTCGTTCGCACGTCACGTCGGCCAGCAGCCGACCTATTACAACCAGATCCGAGGGCAGCACGGCGATCGCTATGCCGACCTCACGCAGTCTCCGGCCTGGGCGTTCGGCGAGGGGCTGTCGTACACGACGGTCGCGTACTCCGAGCTGGCGCTGGAGTCGACCGCGCTCGGCCGCGGCGATTCGGTGGTCGCGCACGTGACGGTGACGAACACCGGTGCGCGCGCGGTGCGCGAGACCGTGCAGGTCTACGTGCGGGATTCCGTGACGAGCGTCAGCTGGACCGACAAGGAGCTCAAGGCGTACCGCCAGGTCGACCTCGCCCCCGGCGAATCGGCGCGGGTGCGCGTCGACCTTCCCGTCGCCGAGTGCACGATCGTGGATGCGGCGGGCGTACGCCTCGTGGAGGCAGGGGAGTTCGAGCTCCTCGTGGGCCCGAGCTCGCGCGACGACGTGCTGCTGAGCGCGGGGTTCGCGGTGTCCTGA